The Carassius gibelio isolate Cgi1373 ecotype wild population from Czech Republic chromosome A24, carGib1.2-hapl.c, whole genome shotgun sequence genome window below encodes:
- the LOC127946431 gene encoding serine/threonine-protein kinase greatwall has product MEARGMSSEGSHSAVKAPSIEDFTLVKPISRGAFGKVYLARKTCTSKLYAIKVVKKADMVDKNMADQMKAERDALALSKSPFIVHLFYSLQTATKVYLVMEYLIGGDVKSLLHIYGYFDEDMSLKYISEVALALDYLHRHRIIHRDLKPDNMLISNEGHIKLTDFGLSKVKLDRELNLMDILTTPSLVKPEKDYFRTPGQVLSLISSLGLNTPVTEGKRHSSTMLGSPMSCGNVKQRNSSLCSPLLKRRADHLNSPACTTRALGSSCVFSPGLLARSLTPRLMKTRKRFENLSAGSAHSCLLPSATDSEDCVSPMWEDEQNLLDENLQQLNGKEVGNRTPRNIPLTHTERRKTFPARAQDHSTVLTPLSNQVDNSRNIKPDISAKRLQFSASDQCTTPLGKADPHQSVGNGLMKPELPTEPKSSVKRAFDEVEKSPEQAEIHCKKNNTVYKRSFHIPKDNSRAHTGLTGIFSIVGLDDGKSASQMNERMGPKQSSPIAVAKNLFCDLEDQGEEVALLKSEANSSFPTSPGDDRDIKRSLSLDSDGSAHEMSVAADTPHKSKDLKQETLLSSFEELDENEISVVTPAARPTLATPKHSSAKQHRTKSERSLLNHPHRLSDSMVKSPGFLKPKNVVAFRSYCSSINRSSMSHLSLASLDAMEMSASTSFHNAQTAVTPVQKKRPSLSGSLYQTPQQMIMSHTPYRTPKSVRRGPERVERAPILGTPDYLAPELLLGKPHDFMVDWWALGVCLFEFLTGIPPFNDETPQLVFQNILNRDIPWPDGDEELTQNSRNAIEILLTMDTAKRAGLKELKVHPFFEGVDWVNLHHQTMPFIPQPDDETDTSYFEARNTAQHLTVSGFSL; this is encoded by the exons ATGGAAGCTCGTGGGATGTCATCTGAAGGCTCACACAGCGCAGTGAAAGCTCCCTCCATCGAGGACTTTACTCTGGTCAAACCCATCAGCCGAGGAGCCTTCGGGAAGGTTTACCTCGCCAGGAAGACATGCACCTCCAAACTCTATGCTATCAAG gtggTGAAGAAAGCAGACATGGTGGATAAGAACATGGCTGATCAGATGAAAGCTGAGAGAGATGCTCTCGCTCTCAGTAAAAGTCCTTTTATTGTGCACCTGTTTTACTCTCTTCAAACTGCAACGAAAGTCTATCTG gTGATGGAGTATCTGATCGGTGGAGATGTGAAATCACTTCTTCATATTTATGGGTACTTTGATGAGGACATGTCTCTGAAATACATCTCCGAGGTGGCACTCGCTCTGGATTACCTTCACAGACACAGAATTATTCACAG GGACTTAAAACCAGACAACATGCTCATCTCAAACGAGGGTCACATTAAGCTCACCGACTTTGGGCTCTCCAAGGTTAAACTTGACCGGG AACTAAACCTGATGGACATTTTAACCACACCTTCTTTGGTGAAACCTGAGAAAGATTATTTCAGGACACCTGGTCAAGTTCTGTCACTGATAAGCTCTCTTGGTCTT AATACTCCAGTGACAGAGGGCAAGCGTCACAGCAGCACAATGTTGGGAAGCCCCATGTCGTGTGGAAACGTCAAGCAGAGGAATAGTTCTCTGTGTTCGCCTCTGCTGAAGAGACGAGCTGATCACCTGAATTCACCAGCGTGCACAACTCGAGCTCTAG GATCCAGCTGTGTGTTCAGTCCGGGCCTGCTGGCTAGAAGTTTGACACCGAGGCTGATGAAAACAAGGAAGAGATTTGAGAATCTGAGTGCTGGGAGTGCCCACTCATGCCTGTTACCATCGGCTACTGATTCTGAAGACTGTGTCAGCCCGATGTGGGAAGATGAGCAG AATTTACTAGACGAGAACCTTCAACAGTTAAACGGAAAAGAAGTAGGAAATAGAACGCCAAGAAACATTCCCTTGACACATACGGAAAGGAGGAAGACATTTCCAGCACGAGCTCAAGATCACAGCACCGTTTTGACTCCGCTCAGTAACCAAGTGGACAATAGCAGGAATATTAAACCAGATATTTCTGCAAAGAGGCTTCAATTCAGTGCGTCCGACCAATGTACTACTCCACTGGGTAAGGCTGATCCCCATCAGTCAGTTGGGAACGGTCTTATGAAACCAGAGCTCCCAACAGAGCCCAAATCCTCAGTAAAGAGAGCTTTTGACGAAGTAGAGAAGAGCCCAGAACAGGCTGAGATCCATTGCAAGAAAAACAACACCGTCTACAAGAGATCTTTCCACATTCCTAAGGACAACTCAAGGGCCCACACAGGCTTGACAGGAATTTTCTCAATTGTAGGGCTTGATGATGGTAAAAGTGCATCTCAGATGAATGAGAGAATGGGCCCAAAGCAATCTAGTCCCATAGCTGTGGCCAAAAATCTCTTCTGTGATCTTGAAGATCAAGGTGAGGAGGTGGCTTTGCTTAAATCAGAGGCCAACTCGAGTTTTCCGACCTCACCTGGTGATGACCGAGATATCAAAAGAAGCCTTAGTTTAGATTCGGATGGCTCGGCCCATGAAATGTCAGTGGCTGCTGACACACCACACAAATCGAAGGACTTGAAACAAGAGACTTTGTTGTCCTCTTTTGAGGAGCTGGATGAAAATGAGATTTCCGTAGTCACACCGGCGGCCCGACCCACGTTGGCTACACCGAAGCATAGCAGTGCAAAGCAGCATAGGACTAAATCCGAGCGTTCCCTTCTTAACCATCCTCATAGATTGTCTGACAGTATGGTCAAATCGCCTGGCTTCCTCAAACCCAAGAATGTGGTTGCGTTCAGGAGCTACTGCAGCTCCATAAACCGCTCGTCTATGTCCCATCTCAGCCTGGCCTCTTTGGATGCCATGGAAATGTCTGCATCAACCTCCTTCCACAATGCCCAGACTGCAGTGACTCCGGTTCAGAAGAAAAGGCCCAGTCTGAGCGGCTCACTTTACCAG ACTCCACAGCAGATGATTATGTCTCACACTCCCTATAGGACACCAAAAAGTGTTCGTAGAGGTCCAGAACGTGTAGAAAGGGCTCCTATCCTGGGAACTCCTGATTACTTGGCGCCAGAACTTTTGTTAGGCAAACCTCATG ATTTCATGGTGGATTGGTGGGCGTTAGGTGTTTGTCTGTTCGAGTTCCTGACAGGAATCCCGCCGTTTAACGACGAGACCCCACAGCTGGTGTTCCAGAACATTCTCAACAGAG ATATACCGTGGCCAGATGGAGATGAGGAGTTAACCCAGAATTCAAGAAATGCCATAGAGATTCTTCTCACTATGGATACAGCCAAACGGGCTGGCTTaaaag AGCTGAAGGTTCATCCGTTCTTTGAAGGTGTGGACTGGGTAAACCTTCACCATCAGACTATGCCCTTCATCCCTCAGCCTGATGATGAGACGGACACCTCGTACTTTGAGGCGAGGAACACAGCCCAGCATCTCACGGTTTCAGGCTTCAGCCTGTAG